Proteins encoded within one genomic window of Solea senegalensis isolate Sse05_10M linkage group LG11, IFAPA_SoseM_1, whole genome shotgun sequence:
- the LOC122776965 gene encoding alpha-tocopherol transfer protein-like gives MADQHESIDLRSPPVDPSVAAAHSWFPGPPPPIYSCNLTPELVAKAREELQEKPEWRLRDVQALRDMILKEQPNLRTRLDDAFLLRFLRARKFDYDRALQLLLNYQAGRKAWPEVFQDLKPSTVKHVLDLGFLTVLPRPDPNGRYILCLRPGKWKPNDYPFVDNVRAIYLTLEKLIQPEETQVNGIVILADYTGVGMSQASNPGPFLAKKVVSILQDGFPIRIKAVNIINEPRIFKGIFAIIKPFLKEKMAERYVLHGSDLRSLHRNIPAMVLPEEYGGTAGQLDMSAWSRLLLDCEEEFIVEFCQPDPLEGVLLPDSMPFEGEQTSGQDDDTFRGLRSQLYYCY, from the exons ATGGCTGATCAGCATGAGTCCATCGATCTCAGGTCTCCTCCAGTGGACCCATCAGTAGCTGCAGCACACAGCTGGTTCCCTGGACCTCCTCCTCCCATCTACTCTTGCAACCTGACCCCTGAACTGGTGGCCAAAGCCCGAGAGGAGCTCCAGGAGAAACCAGAATGGCGTCTCCGGGATGTTCAAGCTCTCAGAGACATGATATTGAAG GAACAGCCTAATCTCCGGACAAGGCTAGACGATGCCTTCCTCCTGCGCTTCCTGCGGGCCAGGAAGTTTGACTACGACCGTgccctgcagctgctgctcaatTATCAAGCGGGTCGTAAAGCCTGGCCTGAGGTGTTCCAGGACCTGAAGCCATCTACGGTAAAGCACGTCCTGGACCTGGGCTTCCTCACTGTCCTGCCTCGGCCAGACCCCAACGGACGATACATCCTTTGTCTCCGGCCAG GAAAATGGAAACCAAATGATTATCCATTTGTTGACAATGTAAGAGCCATTTATCTGACCCTGGAGAAGTTAATCCAGCCAGAGGAGACACAGGTGAACGGCATAGTCATTTTAGCAGACTACACTGGTGTGGGTATGTCACAAGCATCCAATCCAGGCCCATTCCTTGCCAAAAAAGTTGTGAGCATCCTCCAG GATGGGTTTCCAATCAGAATCAAGGCCGTTAACATCATAAACGAGCCCAGGATTTTCAAAGGCATATTTGCCATAATCAAGCCGTTTCTAAAGGAGAAGATGGCAGAGAGG tacgtcctccatggcTCGGACCTTCGCTCTCTGCACAGGAACATCCCAGCAATGGTCCTGCCAGAGGAGTATGGCGGCACTGCAGGCCAACTAGACATGAGTGCATGGTCCAGACTGCTGCTGGACTGTGAAGAGGAGTTCATTGTGGAGTTTTGTCAGCCAGATCCACTAGAGGGCGTATTGCTCCCAGACTCCATGCCGTTTGAAGGAGAACAGACAAGTGGGCAGGACGATGACACCTTCAGGGGGTTGCGATCACAACTTTACTACTGTTACTGA
- the cd40 gene encoding tumor necrosis factor receptor superfamily member 5 translates to MHLLIMTGMIMIMGKTAAQSHCDPITQYEKAGQCCRMCSPGTSMSAQSTCLEPQCTECGEKEYQDKYNSERQCHRQPYCDPNKNFQSSTQESKKKRTTCLCELGFHCSSEACLTCVPHTACTPGHWAQSTGNHTHDTVCQKCPEGSFSTSNSWNSVCTKWTE, encoded by the exons ATGCATCTGTTGATAATGACGGGGATGATTATGATAATG GGGAAGACCGCTGCTCAGTCCCATTGTGATCCAATAACTCAGTATGAGAAAGCTGGCCAGTGCTGCCGAATGTGTAGTCCAG GTACTAGCATGTCAGCGCAGAGCACTTGTTTGGAGCCTCAGTGCACAGAATGCGGGGAGAAAGAATATCAGGATAAATACAACTCTGAACGCCAGTGTCACCGTCAGCCGTACTGTGACCCCA ataaaaactTCCAGTCCTCTACTCAAGAGAGTAAGAAGAAACGAACCACCTGCCTGTGTGAGCTGGGGTTCCACTGCTCCAGTGAAGCTTGTTTAACCTGTGTGCCACACACAGCCTGCACACCAGGACACTGGGCTCAGTCCACGG GCAACCATACCCATGACACAGTGTGTCAGAAATGCCCGGAAGGCTCATTTTCTACTAGCAACTCATGGAACAGTGTCTGTACCAAATGGACAGAGTAA